Proteins from a genomic interval of Scomber japonicus isolate fScoJap1 chromosome 10, fScoJap1.pri, whole genome shotgun sequence:
- the rusc1 gene encoding AP-4 complex accessory subunit RUSC1: MTYSNSAKDSLYSSREKRTQSHADHNSIKARTSKELPPLPTYYLYHPKNCPLHRGAPPRLSPIGALSPPQRSGVPPPGVAGSCLSSPLFPRSHTLPALAAPLYYPNLYPPIPPRAPPLPPKLHQAPLQLRVATVRSVSFAGTVKRGETSWMGEDVKHPMRGLGLSSLCLQEKKALVSAVSVAVEAILAQFSSSRTVVQKALSGDSTINPSLGRLVLQCLCPALHSLLTDGLKPHKSDLIAGRRPNSAWGLVQASTKPGPKTQALFNLQVRVGELPQLRQNKHRFNAFLFGLLNTKLLDFWLSHLQSCSDVLETYYRPSSFMCLSLTACQPLFEELLLVLQPLSLLTFNLDLLFQHHHLEADGHSPEIPSPPCQDAGFQLPTRGSQSKIESCRYIESLSEVDFGSPEYQEAKDGENLSPLAHPKNGGPGGSTNNNTEPIKASITLGQTSPQLLWVQEKEIGELPPPSIEEDSLAQQAGLVIQQGWGAVVRWGGRLSQNLSELSLSAGKREEMKMDLPDLQAHTASDFAPVSSGTQVPWGLGRLFGASKSPSSPTGHTPPSRRPSQWLAPGVTALTRMVSSNSTPVMRRTVDVQGGSEPESKREVDTLEMKDKPRPLRSVRTLCDHNGTGSELSFCKGEELVILGGVDQDWIRCRQGDKEGLVPIGYTSLIM; the protein is encoded by the exons ATGACATATTCTAACAGTGCAAAGGATTCACTGTATTCAAGCAGAGAAAAGCGCACACAATCGCACGCAGACCACAACAGCATCAAGGCCAGGACATCCAAAGAGCTCCCCCCTCTCCCCACCTATTACCTGTACCACCCCAAAAACTGCCCTCTGCACAGGGGTGCCCCTCCTCGCCTCTCGCCTATAGGAGCCCTCTCACCTCCTCAGCGCTCAGGAGTGCCCCCTCCAGGTGTGGCAGGCTCCTGCCTCAGTTCCCCGCTTTTCCCCCGCTCGCACACCCTGCCTGCCCTCGCTGCACCTCTCTACTACCCAAACCTCTACCCTCCTATACCGCCCAGGGCTCCCCCCCTACCCCCAAAACTCCACCAGGCTCCTCTGCAGTTGCGCGTGGCGA CTGTTCGCAGTGTGTCATTCGCTGGAACtgtaaagagaggagagacatcCTGGATGGGCGAAGATGTGAAGCATCCAATGAGAGGTCTTGGCCTGTCCTCTCTGTGCCTGCAGGAAAAGAAAG CTCTGGTCAGTGCGGTCAGTGTAGCAGTGGAAGCCATCTTGGCCCAGTTCAGCTCTTCTCGGACTGTAGTTCAGAAG GCTTTATCAGGAGACAGCACTATAAATCCATCTCTGGGCCGTCTGGTGCTGCAGTGTCTTTGCCCCGCCCTACACAGCTTGCTGACCGATGGACTAAAACCACACAAGAGTGACCTGATTGCAGGCAGGAGGCCAAATTCAGCCTGGGGCCTGGTCCAAGCCTCCACTAAGCCAG GCCCTAAAACACAAGCCTTGTTCAACCTACAAGTTCGAGTTGGAGAGCTGCCACAACTCAGACAGAACAAGCACAGGTTCAACGCATTCCTGTTTGGACTACTGAA TACCAAGCTTCTTGATTTCTGGCTGTCTCACCTTCAGTCTTGCAGTG ATGTGCTCGAGACATACTACCGCCCCTCCTCCTTTATGTGTCTGTCGCTAACCGCCTGCCAGCCTCTGTTTGAGGAGCTGCTCCTGGTGCTGCAACCTCTCAGCCTGCTGACCTTTAACCTGGACCTGCTCTTCCAGCACCACCACTTAGAGGCAGACGGTCACAGTCCAGAGATACCCAGTCCACCCTGTCAGGATGCAGGTTTCCAGCTGCCAACAAGGGGATCCCAATCCAAGATCGAAAGCTGCAGATATATTGAAAGCCTCTCAGAAGTAGACTTTGGAAGTCCAGAATATCAGGAAGCTAAAGATGGTGAAAACTTGTCACCATTGGCTCATCCAAAGAATGGAGGACCAGGCGGGTCAACAAATAACAATACTGAACCCATAAAGGCTTCAATCACACTCGGGCAGACAAGTCCTCAGCTGTTGTGGGTGCAGGAGAAGGAAATTGGGGAATTACCTCCTCCAAGCATCGAGGAGGACAGCCTTGCTCAGCAGGCTGGCCTG GTGATCCAGCAGGGATGGGGGGCTGTGGTGCGCTGGGGAGGCAGACTGAGCCAAAACCTGTCTGAGCTGAGCCTGTCTGCAGGGAAAAGGGAGGAGATGAAAATGGATCTGCCAGATCTCCAGGCTCATACAGCCAGCGACTTTGCTCCAGTCAGCAGTGGCACTCAGGTTCCCTGGGGTCTGGGGCGTCTCTTTGGTGCCTCTAAAAGCCCCAGCAGCCCAACAGGTCACACACCACCATCAAG GCGTCCCTCTCAGTGGTTGGCTCCTGGTGTCACAGCACTGACTCGAATGGTGAGCAGCAATTCCACCCCAGTGatgaggaggactgtggatgtCCAGGGAGGAAGTGAGCCAGAGTCAAAGAGAGAGGTCGACACGTTGGAGATGAAGGACAAACCCAGACCTCTCAG GTCAGTACGAACGCTGTGTGACCACAATGGAACGGGTTCTGAGCTCAGCTTCTGCAAGGGGGAGGAACTCGTAATATTAGGAGGTGTTGATCAAGACTGGATTCGCTGTCGTCAGGGAGATAAAGAGGGGCTGGTACCTATTGGCTACACCTCGCTCATCATGTGA